Proteins found in one Falsirhodobacter algicola genomic segment:
- the eda gene encoding bifunctional 4-hydroxy-2-oxoglutarate aldolase/2-dehydro-3-deoxy-phosphogluconate aldolase: MTPAEQSSRAAEICRLAPVIPVLVIDDVAHAASLAKALITGGLPALEVTLRTPAALDAIRAMSEIEGGFVGAGTLLTPADVKAAKAAGATFGVSPGATDRVLAACEDEGLPLLPGAATATEVMLLLERGYTVQKFFPAESAGGAPAIKSLSGPIPQVSFCPTGGVSLKNAKDYLSSSNVLCVGGSWVAPKDKMIAGDWAGIEELAREAAALR, translated from the coding sequence ATGACACCTGCCGAACAAAGCTCCCGCGCCGCCGAAATCTGCCGGCTCGCGCCGGTCATCCCCGTTCTCGTGATCGACGATGTCGCCCACGCCGCATCCTTGGCGAAGGCGTTGATCACCGGCGGCCTTCCGGCGCTGGAGGTGACGCTGCGCACCCCGGCCGCGCTGGACGCGATTCGCGCCATGTCCGAAATTGAGGGCGGGTTCGTCGGTGCGGGCACGCTGCTGACCCCGGCCGACGTGAAGGCCGCGAAAGCCGCGGGCGCGACCTTCGGCGTTTCGCCCGGCGCGACGGACCGCGTCCTTGCCGCCTGCGAGGATGAGGGGCTTCCCCTCCTGCCCGGCGCCGCCACCGCGACCGAGGTGATGCTTCTGCTGGAGCGTGGGTACACCGTGCAGAAGTTCTTCCCGGCCGAAAGCGCCGGCGGTGCGCCCGCGATCAAATCGCTGTCGGGTCCGATCCCGCAGGTGTCCTTCTGCCCGACGGGCGGCGTGTCGCTGAAGAACGCCAAGGATTACCTCAGCTCCTCCAACGTGCTCTGCGTCGGCGGAAGCTGGGTCGCGCCCAAGGACAAGATGATCGCCGGCGATTGGGCCGGGATCGAGGAGCTTGCCCGCGAAGCGGCGGCCCTGCGCTAA